TGGATACCCTATGAATTACCCGCCACAGAATTACCTGAGACAACCCCAGCCAACAACCCAACAAACACCCCCCCATCTCCACCCCTAGATATTTCCCCCACCCAAAAACCCATCCAACCCGAAACATCCATCTCTACCCCCCCTACACCCCCCCTCCCCTCTGCCGTCGTCCGAGTAGACTTAGCAAAACTCGATGAACTGATGCGAATGGTTGGAGAATTAGTCATCGAGCGTTCCCGACTTACAGAAAACATCCAAAACCTCAAACACACTCTACCCACTCCCCAATGGCGAGAATTACTGCAAACCAATCTCGCCCTCGAACGCCAACTGCGTGATCTCCGCGAAGGTATCATGCGAGTCCGCCTGGTGCCGGTAGGAGAACTATTCACCCGAATGCAATTTGTAATTCGAGACTTAATGCGCGATAGCCAAAAAAACATTTCCCTCGAAATGAGTGGTCAAAACACCGAAATTGATAAATTTGTTATCGACCGCATGATCGACCCCCTCCTTCACTTAGTCCGCAATGCCGTCAGTCATGGCATTGAAAGCATCTCCGAACGCTTACAATTAGGCAAACCTCAACAAGCCAACATCTTCCTTCGTGCCTTTACCTCCGGCGAAATGGTCGTCATTGAAATCGAAGACGACGGACGCGGTATCGACACCGCCGCTGTCCACCAAAAAGCCAAAAGTCAAGGCTTGATTTCTCCCAACACCGAGCTAGACGAAACCACTCTTCTTGAAATTCTCTGTCAATCTGGCTTTTCTACCCGCACCTCTGCCGACCTAACCAGTGGACGTGGCATTGGTATGGCAGTTGTCAAAAATACCATTTTTGAACTCGGAGGCTTTTTAGCAGTGAAGAGCATTCCCGACCAAGGAACTTGTTTTACTATCCACCTACCATTAACATTAGCTATCGCTGATGCCTTGATTGTTAAAGTCTGTTCTCAAACTTTCGCTATTCCCCAGTCTGCTGTGCGCGAAGTCCTACAAGTTTCTTCAGCCTCTCTTTGTCTTATCGAAAATCAGGAAATTTTCCCCTACCGAAACGTCCCCTGTCCTTTGCTTCGTCTTCACACTCTTTTTAACTTATCTCCTACCGACAATCACAATTTAAATAACTCCCCTCCAAAAACTAATTCCACCCTAACTTCTGTATCCCCTGAACTCTTATCTGTCGTTGTTCTCGGCAACAACCTTAGTTCTCTTGCCATTGTGGTTGATCACATTATCGGTTTACGCGAAATAGTCGTGCGGCCCCTTAGTGACCCTTTTGTTCAAGTCAGCGGCATTTCCGGCGCTACCGAACTCGGTGATAAGCGTGTAGTTCTAATTTTAGACCCCGCCGCCTTATTACAACTCAGCCACCATTCCTTGATGAACAGCTTTCCCCCTTCCTAGCTCACAAGAATTAAGTAACAATTATTAATGCCCCAGGAGTCTCTCCAAGAGAGTTAATTACTGCTATGATATTTTTTTATCTAGTTTTTTATTATTCGGCCTAAATCTTTATTCTCTAGTTTTAAAAAAAGGAGTTTTCCGTTGATACAAGTCGAAGACAGTCCTTTACAAACTTATATTATATTTGAAATTGCCACCACAACCTACGCCATTGCCACAAGCCTTGTTAGGCAAATGGAAATGATAGAAAATATTACTCCAGTTCCTAACACTCCTGTTTTTGTAGAAGGTGTTGTTTTTTCTCGTGGACAAGTAATTCCAGCTATTAATTTGCGCTTGAGATTTGGTTTAGAAAAAATCCCCTACAACAGTGCCACTCGTCTTATAGTTACCCAAATTGGAAACCGAATTTGTGGTTTAATTGCAGATACCGCCAGAGAATTTATATCTATTCGAGATTCAGACATCCAACCTCCTCCTGAAACTATTAAAGAAGGCACAAATCAATATATATCAGGTATTGTTTTTCTCAAAAACCGTACTCTGTTAGTTGTCGATCCTGAACAAATTATCAATCCTCAAAATACAACTTGAAAAAAATAGTTTAGACAAAGTTATTTTCAGAAAAATCAAAATTAATTTATTGCAATAATGAAGGACAAAAATCATGGCCAAAAAAAACAAAAAAAATAATTCTTCCGAATTTATAAATAGTTCTCAGAAACAAGAATATAGCTTCAATAGCTTGGCTCTCAATAGTTTACAATCTCAAACAAAAAAAATCCAACAAACAGTCCAACAAATCGTTCAAATGGGAGAGCAAAGCAATCAAGATTTTATCTTGCAAATTAACAGCATTAAGGAACCGATCAACAACATCACCCAAATACTAGGGTTTTTAACAGAAACAGCAAATCAGGCTCAAGGAGTAAGTCAATTCTCAGAACAACTCGTTTCCTCAGTAAACGAAATGGCAGCATCCATTGAACAAGTCACCGGCAGCACAGTTCAGCTTGCATCCGCTTGTTCTATAACAGCCACATCCATTGAACAAACAAGCAAATCCATAACTACCACCGACCAAGCAACTCAGGAGATGGCAACCTCAGCAACTCAAGTCACCGCCTCAATCACAGAAATTGCCGCCTCAATCAAAAGCGTTAGTCGAGATACCGACTCCCTAACCGCATCCGTAAACGAAACAGCAGCCTCCATCGAAGAAATTACCCGCTCAATACAAAGCGTAGCCAGCAGCGCCAACGACTTAACAAGCGCAGCCGAAAAAACTAACAGTTCCATCAACGAAATGGGAGCCAGTATTGAAGAAGTCCAAGCCACTACAGAAAACCTAGCAGCCTCTATAGAAGAAGTTTCTACTTCCATTGAAGAGATGGCCCGTTCTGTCAGTGGAGTAGCTCAAAATGCCAACCAAATCACTGATGCCGCCAACGGTGCCGCCAGCAGCGCCTCCCAGCTTGAGCGTTCGATTCGTTCTGTTAGCACTCTTACCAAACAAGCCGACGAAATTACTCAACGAGTCCGAAAAGATGCAGAAATTGGCGGAGCAAGTGTTCAAAAAAGCATTCAAGGATTAAATCGAGTTCGGGATTCAATGGTGTTATCGGCAGATGTAATGCGCGATGTGGGCAAACGCACCGGCGAAATTAGTTCTATCGTTGATACGATTAATCTGATTTCTGAACGCACCAACTTGTTATCTTTAAATGCCTCCATAGAAGCCGCACGGGCTGGAGATGCAGGACGCGGTTTTGCTGTAGTAGCTGAAGAAATCCGTAACCTGGCTGATCGCGCCGCCCAAGCAACCTCCGATATTGCAACGATCATTAAAAATTTGCAACTAGTTGTGCAAACTGCTGTGAATACTTCCAATGAAGGCTTACGAGTTGCCGATGAAAGCAGTCGATTGGCAGAAGAAGGCGCTAATGGGTTAAAAACTATACTCCAAGGTGTTGAAGAAACAACTCAATTGGTTAAACAAATTGCCGTTGCCACCAGCGAACAACTCGGTGCCGGTCAAAATGTTGTTAGTGCCATCAACACCACAGCCACCCAAGCTAAACAAGTTGCCATTGCCACTAGCGAACAAGTTAAATCTGTCCAAAATATCGTCCAAACTACTAACCAAATGCGGAAAATTGCCGCTCAAACTACAATGGCGATGAATGAACAGGGACGAGCAGCTCGTGACATTATTAAAAGCGCCCAGCATACCAGTACCCAAGCTGCACAGGTTCACCGCGCTACTGCCGAACAAGCAAACGGAGCCAGTCAAATTTTACAAGCAATTGAATTGATGCGACGTGTTGCTTCTTCTACAGCCCGTGCCCTTGCCGAACAAACGGTGGCTAGCGATCAGATGGCTTCGGAATCCCAACGTCTTACTCGCCTGATATCGGGAATCAGCAAAGCTATCAGCGAACAATCAACCAGTACCAATCAAATTACTTCTGCTATTGAAAGTATCCGCCGACAATCCGAGCAAACTGCTAAAGCTATGAGCGAACAATTTACAGCCGTCAGAGAAATGTCTGTTAATATCAACAATATTTCTAAACAAATCACATCAATTACTAATGCCAACCGAGAGCAAAAAACTATTTTAGGTGGTACTCTTAAAGAATTGGAAACTCTCCGTCTTGTAACAGAATCCCATAGCGAAAAAGTAAAAACAACTCAACATTTGGCTACTACATTGCTTGAAATGACTCAAACAATTTTAGATTTTAAGTTCTAGAATTAACAATTTTTAAGGATGGCAGGTTTTAGATTGAAGTTCGGAAATATCTACATTACTTTAGATGTTTTGTCAAGACAATTAAAGTCAATAAAAATCAAAAAACCTCGACCGCTTGGTAGAGGCGATAATCAAGCGAGCTTAATGCTTGAATGCTTTAGTATAATCTGAAATTCTATCATCCTTAAAAATCTAAACCTTGCCCTCAAACATACTAGGTGCGAGCCATATAAAATCAAAGATAGATACTATAAAGTTCTACCATCCTTAACAATCCCCATTCTCCCATCTAAAATTTAATCTAAAATCTAAAGTTATGAGCACAGAACCAAATGATAAACAGCTAACAGTTGATCCCAAAGAACTAACAAGTCCAGATGAATCCGTGCGGTTGCGAGCCGTGCGAGCTTTAGCTCCTTTATCTCATAAACTAGAAATTCAGGAGTTGCTTTTCCCTGTCTTGGGAGATGCAAGTTGGCGAGTGCGTAAAGCAGTAGTGGAAGTTCTTTCTGAACATAGCGGCTCGACACTTTCAACTTCTCTACTGCGAGCATTACGACTTTCTCACCGCAACGCCAGCATTTTAAGCGCTGTGCTAGAGCTTTTTGTGAAGAGCAAGTGTGATGTTATTCCTGCTTTGATAGATTGCCTCAAAGATAGTGATACGGATCTAAGAATTTATTCGGCTTTGGCTTTGGGAGAACAAATGGATCCTCGTGGCATACCGGCCCTCATTGAAGCTCTTAATGATAAGGAGCAAAATGTCCGCTATCACGCTATTGATGCCCTTGGGGAACTCAAAGCAACGGAGGCTGTTGAGGCGCTTACAGCTATTGCTTTGTCAGGAGATTTCTTTTTGGCTTTTGCAGCCCTCAACAGTTTGCGACGAATTGGCGAACCGACTGTAGTTGATCAGCTTGTGCCCTTGTTGGATGATGAAATGCTTTGCACAGTCGTCGCTGAGACGGTGGCAGAGTTGGGCGATGCTAGTATGGCTGCACCGTTGGGGATGCTGTTTAATAAGCCAAGCTTTCCTGTCGATGAACTTCTGATTGCTGTTAATAATCTTTATGAGCGCTATGAAAAAACTTATCAAGAAGGTGGTTATATTGCAGATGTGGTAGGTGCAGCCCTGACTAAAGAGGGAGCCGAAAAATTAATTGAGGTTCTTCGCAATAAGAGTAGCCCTGAGTTACGAATTGGCGTACAGATTCTCAGCCGTTTAAATATTCCCGAAGTCCACCATACTTTGACTCAGTTACTAGCCAAACCGGCTCTGCGAAGTTTGGCAGTGGATGCGCTAGTCCGCTATGGCAAGGAAGTTACGCCACTACTTTTAGAACAACTGCAATCAGAAAATACAGAAATCCGCCGTGCAGCCGTACTGGCTTTGGGAAAAATTGGAGACAGTCGTGCAGTACCGGCTTTAACCGATTTATTGACAAATGACCCGGAAACTACAGTTGTGACGGCTGGGGCGCTGGCTAGTATCGGAGATCGTCGTGCTTTTGATGCTTTACTATCGCTTTGTGGCCACCCAGAAGCCGGTGTGCGTCAAGCGGTGGTGGGGTCCCTTAATTCTTTGGGTCATCCGGCTATGCTTAATAAAATGGTGGATTTGTTGCAGGCTCCTGACCCGTTGATGCGAGAGTCGGCGGTTAAAATTGCTGGTTATTTTGCTTTTACTGAATGCGTGACGTTGCTTTTAGATCGCTGCCATGATTCTGATGAAAATGTGAGGCGTGCGGCGGTTGAGTTGGTTCCTTATATTGAAAATGGGCCGGTGTTACCTACTTTAATCCACGCCTTGCAAAATGATACTCCCAAGGTGCGGGCGGCTGCGGCAAGGGCTTTTGGACACATAGATGGCTCTTTGGCTTATTCTCACCTTCTTAGTGCTTTGCAAGATTCTGACCCCTGGGTTCGTTATTATGCAGCACGTTCCCTTGGCTCTTTAGAGATTCCTCAGTCTGTGGATGCTTTGGGAGTCGTTGCTAAACATGATTCAGCCCAGCAGGTTCGATTGGCTGCTATTGAAGCGCTTGGTCTTCTGGGAGGCTATCGAGCGGCGGCTATTCTCGCTCCTCTGACAGAAGCAGAACCGGATGTGGCGGCTGCTGCTTTGAAGGCTTTGGGGAATATTTCTGAACCTAATTCTTTAGCGCCGCTAATGAAAGCGCTAAATTCTTCTGTGCCGGTGCGCCGTCGCTATGCTATTCGGGCTTTAGGAAAGCGTGGCGGCTGTGGAGTTGAGGGTACTTTGGCAGATATTGCTAGTTTTGATTCTGATACGGAAATTGTCCAGGTTGCTATCGAGGCTTTGGCTTCTTTGGCAACTCCTCTGGCGATAGAGGCTTTGGTAAATCTAACGGCTCATCCAAATCGCACTGCTGATAGCGTGCTGGCTTTGGCTAATCTTGATGCTCAGCATATTGAGGCTGTTGGACGCGGTTTGCTTCACCCTGATGCTGAGGTTCGCCGTTCTGTGGTGGA
This portion of the Leptolyngbyaceae cyanobacterium genome encodes:
- a CDS encoding chemotaxis protein CheW, which encodes MIQVEDSPLQTYIIFEIATTTYAIATSLVRQMEMIENITPVPNTPVFVEGVVFSRGQVIPAINLRLRFGLEKIPYNSATRLIVTQIGNRICGLIADTAREFISIRDSDIQPPPETIKEGTNQYISGIVFLKNRTLLVVDPEQIINPQNTT
- a CDS encoding HEAT repeat domain-containing protein, producing the protein MSTEPNDKQLTVDPKELTSPDESVRLRAVRALAPLSHKLEIQELLFPVLGDASWRVRKAVVEVLSEHSGSTLSTSLLRALRLSHRNASILSAVLELFVKSKCDVIPALIDCLKDSDTDLRIYSALALGEQMDPRGIPALIEALNDKEQNVRYHAIDALGELKATEAVEALTAIALSGDFFLAFAALNSLRRIGEPTVVDQLVPLLDDEMLCTVVAETVAELGDASMAAPLGMLFNKPSFPVDELLIAVNNLYERYEKTYQEGGYIADVVGAALTKEGAEKLIEVLRNKSSPELRIGVQILSRLNIPEVHHTLTQLLAKPALRSLAVDALVRYGKEVTPLLLEQLQSENTEIRRAAVLALGKIGDSRAVPALTDLLTNDPETTVVTAGALASIGDRRAFDALLSLCGHPEAGVRQAVVGSLNSLGHPAMLNKMVDLLQAPDPLMRESAVKIAGYFAFTECVTLLLDRCHDSDENVRRAAVELVPYIENGPVLPTLIHALQNDTPKVRAAAARAFGHIDGSLAYSHLLSALQDSDPWVRYYAARSLGSLEIPQSVDALGVVAKHDSAQQVRLAAIEALGLLGGYRAAAILAPLTEAEPDVAAAALKALGNISEPNSLAPLMKALNSSVPVRRRYAIRALGKRGGCGVEGTLADIASFDSDTEIVQVAIEALASLATPLAIEALVNLTAHPNRTADSVLALANLDAQHIEAVGRGLLHPDAEVRRSVVEVLTRMKHPRASEFLISALDDKDASVRLTALMGLELLGNRYAERKVALLAYTDPDLAVRRAAVAFQSS
- a CDS encoding methyl-accepting chemotaxis protein — encoded protein: MAKKNKKNNSSEFINSSQKQEYSFNSLALNSLQSQTKKIQQTVQQIVQMGEQSNQDFILQINSIKEPINNITQILGFLTETANQAQGVSQFSEQLVSSVNEMAASIEQVTGSTVQLASACSITATSIEQTSKSITTTDQATQEMATSATQVTASITEIAASIKSVSRDTDSLTASVNETAASIEEITRSIQSVASSANDLTSAAEKTNSSINEMGASIEEVQATTENLAASIEEVSTSIEEMARSVSGVAQNANQITDAANGAASSASQLERSIRSVSTLTKQADEITQRVRKDAEIGGASVQKSIQGLNRVRDSMVLSADVMRDVGKRTGEISSIVDTINLISERTNLLSLNASIEAARAGDAGRGFAVVAEEIRNLADRAAQATSDIATIIKNLQLVVQTAVNTSNEGLRVADESSRLAEEGANGLKTILQGVEETTQLVKQIAVATSEQLGAGQNVVSAINTTATQAKQVAIATSEQVKSVQNIVQTTNQMRKIAAQTTMAMNEQGRAARDIIKSAQHTSTQAAQVHRATAEQANGASQILQAIELMRRVASSTARALAEQTVASDQMASESQRLTRLISGISKAISEQSTSTNQITSAIESIRRQSEQTAKAMSEQFTAVREMSVNINNISKQITSITNANREQKTILGGTLKELETLRLVTESHSEKVKTTQHLATTLLEMTQTILDFKF
- a CDS encoding chemotaxis protein CheA; this translates as WIPYELPATELPETTPANNPTNTPPSPPLDISPTQKPIQPETSISTPPTPPLPSAVVRVDLAKLDELMRMVGELVIERSRLTENIQNLKHTLPTPQWRELLQTNLALERQLRDLREGIMRVRLVPVGELFTRMQFVIRDLMRDSQKNISLEMSGQNTEIDKFVIDRMIDPLLHLVRNAVSHGIESISERLQLGKPQQANIFLRAFTSGEMVVIEIEDDGRGIDTAAVHQKAKSQGLISPNTELDETTLLEILCQSGFSTRTSADLTSGRGIGMAVVKNTIFELGGFLAVKSIPDQGTCFTIHLPLTLAIADALIVKVCSQTFAIPQSAVREVLQVSSASLCLIENQEIFPYRNVPCPLLRLHTLFNLSPTDNHNLNNSPPKTNSTLTSVSPELLSVVVLGNNLSSLAIVVDHIIGLREIVVRPLSDPFVQVSGISGATELGDKRVVLILDPAALLQLSHHSLMNSFPPS